The stretch of DNA GGCAagtgttgatatttttatacaagataaaatgtttcaaatgtttttgttactgttaaggtccattttcatacattttgtttcacctttaatctgggtaactaaacaagtattgacaagtaaagaatttaaattcacgtctagttagtgattagttctcgcagttgaaagaaaaacgtaaaaataattaatatgcatggatatttcggcctttaaaatttaatacgacgaaattttaaaggccgaaatatccataaATATGCTAATCGTTATTTTCAGGTAGGAGAAGGTTTCAACAGGCATGCGTGGAACAGGCTAGAGAAACATGTTAGAAAATTGACAAATGTATACAATAATGTGTACTGTTGTACAGGACCGCTGTATTTACCaaggtaattttaatactaaCTGCATGCAGTAGAGACTAGTTTATGCAGACACCAATTATACAGATTCACTATTTTCCGGTTTGCAAATCATGCGGTGACATAGCATGGGTCCTTGCCACTTGAGGTGGACTTAAAATTTGCCATCCTAGGCGCAGGAGAGAGcaataagaaaagaaaagaagatTTTCAACAAATAAGAGCCACATATAAATCCCCTAGCCTATGCGACAAAAaaatttaaggtttatttttcctcatttatacttatatttattccAGGAAGGAATCTGATGGCAAATCTTATGTGAAATATCAAGTAATAGGCGCTAATACAGTGGCTGTCCCAACCCATTTCTACAAAGTTGTAGTCGGAGAGGCTCCAGATGGCACTCTGGACATGGAGGCTTATGTGATGCCGAATCAAAAGATACCAGATGAAACGCCAGTCTCCATGTATATGGTAAGTTTGTTATTATTAGTGTGTGTTATAGGTAAAAAAAACAAGTCTACTATTTAGTGCTTAATTGTATCTAATTAATTCGTGTGGTGTAAAGGAATTGTTGCAATTTAATTGAGGTAACAAAATGGATTATAATTGTCTGTGGAGTATTGTTTTACAGTGTtttctgtatttaaaaaaaaaaatgtgctgcagacaaattatttaaatatttaatttctaaagtTCCTCTAAaagtatctataatattatgtctttttTCAATTCATCAAATTTAGTTATTTCCCTTTGCACATTATTTCAAACTCAGTACAAATCTATAAATCTCTTTTTGCAGGTGCCACCAGAAACAATAGAAAAAGCAGCTGGTCTTCTATTCTTTGATAAGCTACACAgaagtaaattaaatagaataaatggAATCTGTAAATTATGTACAGAATAAATTCTATAGAATgttaaccatattttatttaaattaaattgttttggttTGTGTATAAATTCAGAAAAAAGCAGTTGGTAGAAATGACATTGAATGATATAGTTAGTTAAAGACTAGACATTCGGactaaatttgtgctccaaaatgTATTACCAATTGTTAATAAGTCCCCcccacaaaatacaaaaatcaaacGCCTAGTGTATAAAACCGGTGTATATTATAGCATAACATGAAGTTGCATTAGtgtttacaatatatatataggaTTTAGTTTTCTTCCTCTTCGTCTGAGGCTCCGTTCTGCTGGGGTTCTTCCTCCATGCGAGCGTCTCCCATTCCTGAAATGAATGAGTTGATATATTGTTAATGCATTACTACATATAAATAACTGCTATCTTttggtgtatttttattaacttgatGCAAGTATTATTCACTAagctaaagaaaaatataataaaaaaaataaatattattactgtagATCGAAACTAAGTAAATAACAGCTGATAATAGATTAGCTAAAAAACGTAAAACCAGCACGCAACTACAGACTATGGCTGGTCTAAATCTAGATACAAACTGTGTCAGTTGTGCGGTTAAGGCAATATCAATATCATTTGATGTACTCAGTTATGAGATGTTTATCGTCAGGTTACCCATTTCAACAACTCTTCTTTAAAAGTACTCAGTCAGCAGCAGATGTTTAATATCAGGTTGCCCATTTGCtacttaaacattatttaaaatagcaaGTACCTTGGTCCTCATCCTCCTCGGCGGAGTCTCCTGCGACCTCCGCGTTCTCGGCCTCGGCGCGCTCCATCTGCCGCGCCAGCTCGGCCTCGTCGGTGGCTGTCACCACTTTAGGCTGGtaaagtaacattaaatatttcaaaagcaaTTCATATTGTCTACCAAACTCTAGTAGGTTTGGATAAGCTTATACTCGAGATGTTGCTTGCggcatcgcccgcgtgaaaaaataCAAAGGTCTCTAAAATACTGCAATCATTCATTGCTTTATCGGTAAGACGCCAGCGCTATTATTTAAGAATcggaataaaaatgtacattaattctcatgggagcaaattactagaataaaatgtagcctatgttaacacataggctacattttattcttGAGAGTGAATGAGACCATGCCCTAGATAACTCTAGGGCATGGTCTcattgtgctaaatttcatgaACATCCATTCAGctatttctgcatttacttctaacaaacatccaaacaattttttgcatttaatttaGATTACAGTAAGAAACCATTTTAGACTGTGTATAACATTATTTCAAGGTCAATTCGAGTAGTAAAAGCTTGGAggcataataaataaacagtcaCTTTCATACTATGAGTTAGGATACTTGGTGAGTGCTCTGGCTTCCTCTTCTTTGCATTAAAGAGAAGGAAATCCTGCTATAAGAACTTACTAATACATAAGTACTTGTGTAAGTATTAGGTACTCACCGCCATCTGCACATTAAACACACCGCCCGCGACTGTGATGGTCTCTTTGATTTTGTCGATAGCGTCTTGAAGCGCTTTCAAGCCGTCCGTCTTTTCGGGGGTTGACGTTGTCAttactagaaataaatattatttgtatcaaaGTAGTGACGGTTAGCAGAAAAGTACTTGAGATTAGATCTCAGtcattaaatatacttttaaatggCTCAAATAGGCACAGGCACATAGGTTTCAACGAACACGGCTTAATtcgtgttttaaaatatacattaggAGAGAACTATTAGTTTGGGATGGAACAAGGATTTGATATGCAAATTTTGTATATCAAAATCTTAACAATAACATACCATACAAAGGTGGtgcaattaaattgattttgatagGCATCTCCACGGTGGACAGCGCAAGGCCTGCCTTTAGCGCAGCGCGGACCGCGTCAATGCCCTCGTAGCCGTAGCACGCGCATTCTATGTCAGCGCGAATCTTCACTGCTTGAGAGGTGAGCTTCCTCTTGATATTGGCAAGGAGTACCTCCTTTGTGTTTTCGTCCAGTCCACACTCGTTGAGGACTGATGGGTCTCTGGAATTAGAGCATTACAATAAGTAATAATGATAAGTGTTGGAAATAAGGGTGCAAATAATGAAATGCCTACACTACTTGGATATGAACATTTTCACCTgtgcaatttttattatgtccagtgctCAAAGTAGTTTTTTTTGATTCCACATATTTTTCGTTGGCATTACATCACTAGTaatcattattcatattttatttcaaataaataaattggtattaatgttatgtcttatattcaacagtaaaaaaatctgcaagttcattaattttaattcttattcaaggatttttctatttttattgcctttgtaGTCAAATAAGCAAGCGGTTTGTCTGATAATAAACAGCATCGGCAACCCATGAACCAAAGCattgccagaggcacagccaagctgTTGCCTACTGAAGGCTTTTCTCTCATTGCTTATGTAGTTATTGGAATTCAGAGCATTTTATACTTTATCactttagtttattattttatttgagtaataGTGTAGGAGTgtccgaaataaatatttataaaactacagTAGAACTTGTTTCCTTatgccaaataaatatttagatacatATCATAAACtcaatatttacttacacaGCAGCCTGCTTAAAGAAATCATATGCTGACGCCTTTTTCTTGTACTTCTCTTCAAAATGCCAAGCGGTTCTCTTGTACAACTCCTCTAGTTGTTCCGAGTTCTCGTAGTGGAGCAGCTCGGCGACGTGGCGCAGGATCGAGTTCACTGCTTTCGCCTTAGCATACCTTTCTGTACACTTGTCAACGTCCTCGGTAGATACACGACGTTTCGACAAGTCTATGTAACCTGTAAACCAGGAGCTTTAAGATTATATGGAGccattgatgtatattatatagacacaaacgtccatataaactattcgttcaaaatctgaactaaaatggcaaccaaagtTTCACTGTCacttaaatagtaaataattttactgatttaattaatattttttattcacatccaagtttgcacttagactagcgtttttatattatgagcgcactccgtacacagctacaagcatcaatattgacaccgtactaaaatcagtttgattGGATAACAGttaaattcagttgaacacagtgaatgttcaaAATGCAAAATGTAGTATTTAGTTGTATATATCAATGTATAGAGCAGACATAAGGAAGATTGGCATACTAAAATTTTACACTCATGctatggttactcaatctactgtaTAATAACAAAACACCTATGTaaaatactacatatttttCTCCTATagtgatttgcatgtttttaatgcaCACATTAACatatgttttacatattttatacatttatataaaaagcggcgatagcctagttgggtgtggaacagactaccaagacgaatgtccgcaggttcaaatcccaagactctgacttttctaaaatcatgtgtgtattctttgtgaatttatcgttcgctttaacggtgaaggaaaaaattgtgaggaaacctgcacatctgagaagttctctataggaattctatggtggactaaggcctaatccctctcagtagtagaggaggcccatgctcagcagtgggcacttatataatacagggctgatattattattatattattattaacatattagtaataactttttgaGCACTAATTCATATCATGCCCGATCTAGAActaattatactgtttaatgttataagttgtaaataagtttaatgtctgtctgtatattagttttgaatttatgtataatcttgtttttttttaacatgtgtAACATAGATAATGTTGTAACATgtgtaacataaataattatgaatcatattttgcaatttttcaTGGATTCAAACCTCCTGGATTAGTATGGCACCAATCATAAAAATAGGAAAATGATGCCTGGAACATACATACTTAAAAAATTGCATTGTGTCAACCTAACCATAGAATGTGAtttaatcagaaaaaaaaaattctgttAGCTTCATAGCCTTATCTTTAATCTTCTATAGCTGAGTTTTTAGTATAATAGATAATGAGAAAGTTTGCACATTTTGGAGGTTTTGAAATGAATATGAAAAATGATGTTAACATGATTCtcttgataattttgtttagatttttttaacatgctaATCAAATGTTGTTAGAGGCATGTTGTGAATTTAGTAgtatattaatgattatttaatgtATGTGAGGTTACCATATAAAAGTCTATAAAGCAATATTAAACAACTTTTGTTAATAGACATTAACACATGGGCAAAATGCAGGCAGCAagtattactataatttaactgttataatatttcaatatccttgcaatttatttatattggggCATAGCTacaaagtataaattataaatatacaaaaaggaTGTATATACTAGTGTTAACAATGCTAAATGCAAACTCTGATAAAAGCTATGCACAACATTACAATTTCAAAccctaaattacaattataaaattctataattttttataattatttgttttgcattttatagttataaacaCAGAAGCTCTCCCAATTCaagatatttatatactaaaaattatatagtaGTCAAGACAATCAACAAAGTAATTTTTGACTGAACTTAATAAAAATTGGTCGATTGTTACAAACCTTTTTCTTTGTCCACTCTGATGACGACGACGGGCTCTGTCTTACCCACTCTGATCAGTTTGTTAATAGACCTAATACGTCTTCTGGACAACTCTGACAGCAAAATCATGCCCTCGATGTTGTTATACTCCAGGAGGTGGACATACGCGCCCATCTCGGCGATGGACCGCACGTTCACCATCACTACATCCTCCACTTCAGGATATTTCTCTTGGTAAAACCGACAC from Manduca sexta isolate Smith_Timp_Sample1 chromosome 4, JHU_Msex_v1.0, whole genome shotgun sequence encodes:
- the LOC119189923 gene encoding eukaryotic translation initiation factor 2 subunit 1-like, translated to MPLSCRFYQEKYPEVEDVVMVNVRSIAEMGAYVHLLEYNNIEGMILLSELSRRRIRSINKLIRVGKTEPVVVIRVDKEKGYIDLSKRRVSTEDVDKCTERYAKAKAVNSILRHVAELLHYENSEQLEELYKRTAWHFEEKYKKKASAYDFFKQAAVDPSVLNECGLDENTKEVLLANIKRKLTSQAVKIRADIECACYGYEGIDAVRAALKAGLALSTVEMPIKINLIAPPLYVMTTSTPEKTDGLKALQDAIDKIKETITVAGGVFNVQMAPKVVTATDEAELARQMERAEAENAEVAGDSAEEDEDQGMGDARMEEEPQQNGASDEEEEN